The Deltaproteobacteria bacterium sequence CAACGAGCCCGCCGCCTGGTTGGCGATGCCGGCGCCGAGCCGGGCGATGACCGCGATGGGCAGGCCGTAGACCAGCAGCAGGTACACCAGCGCGCCGGGCAGCAGGTGCGGCTGCTTGAGGGCCAGGACGACGCCGAAGAGCACCGGGATCTTGGGCAGCCCCAGCGCTTGCGCCAAGGGCGTGCCCCACTGGATCTCGATCACCACCGAGATGAACGCGGCCGCGAGCCATCCCAGAAGGGGCACTTGAGAGAAGCCGCGCATGGTCCGGCGCACATCCATGACCGAGCCCGTCCCTGCCGTTCAGAGCCTCAAGCGCGCGCTGTAGGGCTCGCCGAAGAAGCCGTGCGGCCGGACGATGAGGATCAGCAGCACGATGGAGTAGGCGATCAGGTCGCGCAGCGTCGAGGGGAAGATCATGGCCACGAAGATCTCGATGAAGCCCAGCAGGAACCCCGCCAGCGTCGCCCCCATCACGGAGCCGCGGCCGCCGAGGATGGCCGCCACGAAGGCCTTCCAGCCGAACACGATGCCCATGTACGGGTCCAGCACCGGGTAGGCCAGGGCATAGAGGATCCCGGCCGCGGCCGCCAGCGCCGAACCCAGCGCGAAGGTCAGCGCGGCGATGGTGTTGACGGAGACTCCCATCAGCGGAACGGCGACGTAGTCGAACGCCATGGCGCGCATGGCCAGGCCCCACTTGGTCTTGTGCACGAAGAAGTGCATGCCGGCGGCCAACAGCAGCGACACCACCACGATAATGATCTTCGTGTTGGTGACGAAGACGCCCGCCACCTCGTAGACCGTCGTATCGATCAGGGACGGAAAACGTATCCGCTGGGCGCCGAGCAACGCCAGGTTGCCGGTTTCCAGGATGATCCCGATCATGAGGCCGGTGATGGCCGCGGAGGCTCGCGGCGCGCCCCGCAGGGGCCGGTAGCCGATGCGTTCGACCAGCATGCCGACGAACGACGTCAAAACCATGGCCAGCAGGATGGTCAGGACCAGTATCGCCCAGGGAGGCAGCGCCAGGTAGCCCTCGGCGGACGCCCCGAGGAGCACCGCGGCGACCCCGACGCCGATGTACGCACCCACCATGAAGATGTCGCCGTGGGCGAAGTTGAACAGCATGAGAATGCTGTAGACCATGGAGTAGCCCAGCGCGATGAGAGCGTAGAAACTCCCCCATTGCAGGGCGTTGACCAGGTTTTGGAGAAACAGCGACATGCCCACCGGCTGTGTTGGATTGTCGAACGGGATGTTCAGGCAAGGAGGGCCAGGACCGCGATCCTGGCCCTCCCCAGTTGGAATCCGCCTGCGGGGCGTCACGCGCCGCGAATGCGGCCGCCCTCGCCCCGTGCACGCGCGGGTCCGGGTTCGGATCTACGGGCAGACCGACTTGTAGAACTCGAACTCGCCCTTGTCGCTGATGCGCACGACCACCGCGCACTTGACGGGATCGCCTTCGGCGGTGAAGGCCATGTCCCCGGTGATTCCCGCGAACTTCTTGATCCCGGCCAGGGCGTTCTTGACGTTCTCACGGTCCTTCTTGATGTCGCCGGTGAGCCCGCCGGTGGCCTTGATGGCGTGCTCGACGATGCGCAGCGAATCCCAGGTGAGCGCGCCCACGTCATCGGGCACGTAGCCGTACTTCTTGTTGTAGCGGTCGATGAACGCCTTGGTGGCCCCGGTGGCGCCCTTGGCCGCGTAGTGGGTGCTGAAGAACGACCCGTTACAGGCCTTGCCGCACAGCTTCACGGTTTCCGCGGAACCCCAACTGTCGCTCCCCACGATGGGGCCCTTCACGCCGAGCTGGCGCGCCTGCTGCACGATCAACGCCACCTCGTTGTAGTACTGCGGCGTGAACAGCACCTGGGCGCCCGAGTTGCGGATCTTGGTGAGCTGCGAGCTGAAGTCGGCGTCCTTGGTGGTGAAGCTCTCGAAGGCGACCACCGAACCCGCGCCGTGGAGCTTCTCCCAGGCGCCCTTGAAGAACTCGGCCAGGCCCTTGGGATAGTCGCTGGCGACGTCGTAGAGAACCGCGGCCTTGGTGAACTTGAACTCGTTGGTGATGAAGTTCGCCAGCACGGGCCCCTGGAACGGATCCAGGAACGGCGCGCGGAAGACGTAGGGGCGGTCCTTGGTGGTGTTGGGGTTGGTGGACCAGGGACTGATCATCGGGGTTGCGCGATCCTGGGCCACGCCGCCCGCGGGAACCGCCTGCTTGGAGGACTGCGGCCCGACGATGGCCAGCACCTCGTCTTCGGTGATCAGCTTGGTGGCGGCCTTGACCGCGGACTCGGCCTTGGACTCGTTGTCCTCGATGACGATCTCCACCGGATGTTTCTTGCCCCCGACCTCGAGACCGCCGGCGGCCTTGATGTCCTCGAGCCACATCTCGGCCGCGAACTTGGAGCCCTCGCCGACCTTCGGAATGTCGCCGGTCAGCGGGACGTTGAGGCCGATCTTGATGGTCTGGGCGGAAATGCTCGTCGCCAGGGCGAACAGGCCCGCGAAAACCATCGCCATGAGTAACGTAAATCTGTGTTTCATAGCTGCCTCCTTTCAGCGGCTTGAGAAAAAATTCTAACACCGTCCGAGAACAGACACAACTCTTTTCGCAAATACCTGAGTTCTCCGCTTTATTAACTACTTTATTATGAATCTATACGCCCCCATGCCATTGGGGTCAAGAACTTTTTTGGTCTGCGCAAAGGCGTCCACTAGCGCCTTTCTTCCGGTATCAGGCCGCGGGGCGCGAAGCGCAGGACCAGCAGCAGCACCAGCCCCATGACCACCAGGCGCATGTGGGCGGCGCTCTCCATGAGATGGCTCCGCACGGGGCTGTCCGCGGACAGCGGCGATGTGATGAAATCCATCAGCCACAGCCCCATGGGCTCGGCTTCCACCCAGAAGTACCACACCACGAACCCCCCCAGGACGGCGCCCCAGTTGTTGCCGGAGCCGCCGACGATGACCATGACCCAGATGAGGAAGGTGAAGCGCAAGGGGTGGTAGGTGTTGGGGGTGAACTGGCCGTCCAGGGTGGCCAGCATGGCGCCGGCGATGCCCACCACCGCCGAGCCCATCACGAAGACCTGCAGGTGCCGCGCGGTCACGTCCTTGCCCATCGCCTCGGCGGCGGTCTCGTTGTCCCGGATAGCGCGCATCATGCGGCCCCAGGGCGATCGCAGCGCCGCCTCGGCGAGCCACATCAGCACCACCAGCACCAGCGCGAAGAGACCCGCGTAGCACAGCTTCACCACGATGGAGGACAGGTCCACCGGAGAGGCGCCGAGGCTGTCCGCCCATTCCCGGAACCACGCGGCGGCTTGCAGGTCCACCTCGTAGGGGACCGGCCGGGGCAGGCCGGTGACGTTCTTCACGCCCCGCGCCAGCCACTCCTCGTACTTGAGGAAGGCGACGATGATCTCGGAGATGCCCAGGGTGGCGATGGCGAGGTAGTCGGCGCGCAGCCCGAGGCTGATCTTTCCCGCGGCCCAGGCCGCGCCCGCCGCCAGGACGCCGCCCACGAACCAGGACAGGACGACGGGCAGGCCGAAACCGCCGAGGTAGCCGGTCCGCGACGGGTCCACGGCCTCGATGGCGCGTACCGCGGGCTCGAACAGCGCCCGGGCCGCGAAGTACCCGGCCGCCACCACGAGCGCCACCGCGAGCTTGCGGTAGACCGGCTGCCGCATCCCGCGATAGACGAGCACCGCGGCCGCGATGGTGACGAGCGCCATGGCCAGGGCCAGCACCACGCCGGCGCCGCCCGCGTGCCATGCCGCGCGCACCGGCGGCATGGACACGAGCACTCCCGCCAGCCCGCCGAGGGCGGCGAAGCCCATGACCCCGGCGTTGAACAGACCGGCGTAGCCCCACTGGATGTTCACCCCCAGGGTCATGACGGCCGAGATCAGGCACAGGTTCAGGATCGTCAGCGCCAGAGACCAGCTCTGGCCGGCGCCCACGAGGCAGATGAGCGCCGTCATGGCAGCGAACAGGACCGGCTTCCTCGGAGTCCGCAGCGCCCGGGCCAGGCGGACGGAAAAGGGCGCGGGGGCGTCGCTCATGACGACCTCCCGCTGAAGATGCCGGTGGGTTTCACCAGCAGCACCACCACCAGGATGAAGAACGACACCGCGAACTTGTAGTCGGTGGAAAGGAACTGCACCAGGCCGTCCGGGCGCCAGCCCTCCGGCCCCAGGTACGCCAGGAACTTCCGGTAGGGATAGGTCAGCAGCACTTCGGAGAAGGCCACCACGAAGCCGCCGACGATGGCGCCCAGCGGGTTGCCGAGCCCGCCGACGATGGCGGCGGCAAAGATGGGCAGGAGCAGTGACAGGAAGGTGAACGGTTTGAAGCTCTTGTCGAGGCCGTAGAGCGTGCCGGCCACGGCCGCGAGACAGCCGACGATCAGCCAGGTGACCGCCACCACCCGTTCCGGGTTGATGCCGGACAGCAGCGCCAGGTCCTCGTTGTCCGAGAAGGCGCGCATGGACTTGCCCGTTCGGGTCTTCTCCAGGAACCAGAAGAGGGCCGCCACCAGCACCACGGCCACCACCAAGCTGAGGGTCTGTGTGGTCTTGATGGCAAGGCCTTCCGACAGTCCGGTCCAGGCCTTGAATTCCCGCACCGTGAAAAGAAAGCGGGCGCCGTCGGTGAAGACCCGGTCGGCGGGACCGATGATGAAGCGGATGACCCCGTTCAAGACGAACATGACCCCTACCGACACCACCAGCAGCATCACCGGCTGCGCCCGCGTGCGCCGGTAGAACCGGAAGACCCAGCGGTCCGTCAGCAGGCACAGCCCGGCGGTGACCGCCATGCCCGCGGGCAGCGCCAGGAGCGCCGTGGGCAGCGGCCCGAAGGTCACGCCCCCGTGTTGCAGCAGCCAGGTGAACAGGATGGTGACCATGGCGCCGAAGGCCATGATCTCGCCGTGGGCGAAGTTGGAGAAGCGCAGGACGCCGTACACCAGCGTGACCCCCAGGGCGCCGAGGGCGAGTTGGCAGCCGTAGGCGGTGGCCGGGACCACCAGGAAGTTGGTGAGCAGCACCACCGCGTTGACGATGTCCTGCAACGGGTCACCCCCCGAGAAACGATTTCCGGACCTCCGGGTTGGCCAGCAGCATTTCCCCAGTGCCGGTGAAGCGGTTGCGGCCCTGCACCAGGACGTACCCCTTGTCCGCCAGTTCCAGGGCCTGGCGCGCGTTCTGCTCGACGATGAGCACGGCGACGCCGCTCTGGGCGATGTCGAGGATACGCTCGAACAACTCGTGGGTGACGATGGGCGAGACCCCGGCGCTGGGCTCGTCGAGCATGAGCGCCCGCGGCCGGTTCATCAGCGCCCGGCCGATGGCCACCTGCTGGCGCTGGCCGCCGGACAGCTCGCCGGCGGGCTGGCGGCGCTTGTCCCTGAGCGCCGGGAACAGCCCGTAGACCTCGTCCAGGGTGCCGGAGATGTCGTCGTCCCGGACGAACGCGCCCATCTCGAGGTTCTCCGCCACCGTCATCGAGCGGAACACGTTGTCGGTCTGCGGCACGAACCCCATGCCCTTGCGCGCCCGCGCCTGTGGCGCCAGCGCGGTGATGTCCTCGCCGCCCAGGTGCACCGATCCCGAGCGAAGAGTCAGCATGCCGAAGAGCGCGCGCATGGCCGTGGACTTGCCGGCGCCGTTGGGGCCCACCACCACGGTGATCTCGCCGCGCTCCGCGGCGATGGCGCAGCCCCGGAGGATGTCCGGGCCGCCATAGCCGCCGACGAGGTCCGCGCCCGCCAGGAAGCTCATGAGGTGCGCTCCCCTCGCGTGACCAGTCCTCGCCCAAGGTAGGCTTCGATGACCCGCTCGTCGGATTGCACTTCCGGAGGGGACCCCTGTGTCAGAACCTTGCCTTCGGCCATGACGATCACAGGGTCGCACAGGAGCGAGATCAGCTCCATGTCGTGCTCGATGATGCAGAAGGTGTAGCCGTGGTGCAGGTTGAGGCGCAGGATGGCGCCGGCGATGTCCTTGAGCAGGGTGCGGTTGACGCCCGCGCCGACCTCGTCGAGCAGCACGACGCGCGGCTCCGCCATCATGGTGCGCCCCAGTTCCAGCAGCTTCTTCTGTCCGCCGGAAAGGTTGCCGGCCAACTCCCCGGCCACGCGCTCGAGCTTGAGGAACTCGATGACCTCGTCGGCGCGGGTGCCGTTGGCTGCTTCCTGGCCGCGGATACGGCCCGGCCTGAGCCACACGTCCAGCAGGTTTTCGCCGGACTGGCCCCCCGGCACCGTCAAGAGGTTTTCCCGGACGGTGAGCGTGGAGAACTCGTGGGCGATCTGGAAGGTACGCAGAACGCCCTTGGCGAAGAGTTCGTGGGGCGTAAGCCCGGTGATGTCCTCGCCGTCGAGGTAGACGTTTCCGGAGGTTGGCTTGTGGACGCCCGCGATGACGTTGAAGAGGGTGGTCTTGCCCGCGCCGTTGGGGCCGATGAGGCCCGTGATGGCGCCGCGTTGGATTTCCAGAGAGGCACCGTCGACGGCCCGGATACCGCCGAAGTGCATGTGCAGGTCTTCTACGGCGATCATCCTTCGACTCCGCTTCGCTTACGCTCCGCTACGCTCAGGACCGACGGACTTCGGACGCTCGGCCGTTCGTCCTGAGCGTAGCGAGTCCTGAGTTTGTCGAAGGGCGAGCGAAGTCGAAGGACCCCGTCCGCTGGCGAGACCTACCGGTACTTGACCGTCTCGAACTTGCCGCCCTTGACGGCGATCTGGCGGTAGTTACCGGCGCTCTCGCCCGGGCCGATCAGTTCCACCGCCGAAGCACCGACATAGTCCACGTCGCCGCCGCCCGCGAGGATCTTGAGCGCCTTCGCCAGCTCGCCCGGATAGATCTTCTCGCCCGGGGCGTTGGCCACCATCATGACCTTGTCCTTGAGCTTGCCGCTCTCGGACGACTTCGCCGCCTCCATGGCCAGCATGATCAGCGCGGCCGCGTCGTACGATTCCGGCACGAAGGGGCTGTCCGACTTGACCTTGGCGGCCTTGGCGATCTCGCCGAGCTTGGCCGCTCCCGGACTGTCGGT is a genomic window containing:
- a CDS encoding branched-chain amino acid ABC transporter permease, with the translated sequence MSLFLQNLVNALQWGSFYALIALGYSMVYSILMLFNFAHGDIFMVGAYIGVGVAAVLLGASAEGYLALPPWAILVLTILLAMVLTSFVGMLVERIGYRPLRGAPRASAAITGLMIGIILETGNLALLGAQRIRFPSLIDTTVYEVAGVFVTNTKIIIVVVSLLLAAGMHFFVHKTKWGLAMRAMAFDYVAVPLMGVSVNTIAALTFALGSALAAAAGILYALAYPVLDPYMGIVFGWKAFVAAILGGRGSVMGATLAGFLLGFIEIFVAMIFPSTLRDLIAYSIVLLILIVRPHGFFGEPYSARLRL
- a CDS encoding ABC transporter substrate-binding protein — encoded protein: MAMVFAGLFALATSISAQTIKIGLNVPLTGDIPKVGEGSKFAAEMWLEDIKAAGGLEVGGKKHPVEIVIEDNESKAESAVKAATKLITEDEVLAIVGPQSSKQAVPAGGVAQDRATPMISPWSTNPNTTKDRPYVFRAPFLDPFQGPVLANFITNEFKFTKAAVLYDVASDYPKGLAEFFKGAWEKLHGAGSVVAFESFTTKDADFSSQLTKIRNSGAQVLFTPQYYNEVALIVQQARQLGVKGPIVGSDSWGSAETVKLCGKACNGSFFSTHYAAKGATGATKAFIDRYNKKYGYVPDDVGALTWDSLRIVEHAIKATGGLTGDIKKDRENVKNALAGIKKFAGITGDMAFTAEGDPVKCAVVVRISDKGEFEFYKSVCP
- a CDS encoding branched-chain amino acid ABC transporter permease yields the protein MTALICLVGAGQSWSLALTILNLCLISAVMTLGVNIQWGYAGLFNAGVMGFAALGGLAGVLVSMPPVRAAWHAGGAGVVLALAMALVTIAAAVLVYRGMRQPVYRKLAVALVVAAGYFAARALFEPAVRAIEAVDPSRTGYLGGFGLPVVLSWFVGGVLAAGAAWAAGKISLGLRADYLAIATLGISEIIVAFLKYEEWLARGVKNVTGLPRPVPYEVDLQAAAWFREWADSLGASPVDLSSIVVKLCYAGLFALVLVVLMWLAEAALRSPWGRMMRAIRDNETAAEAMGKDVTARHLQVFVMGSAVVGIAGAMLATLDGQFTPNTYHPLRFTFLIWVMVIVGGSGNNWGAVLGGFVVWYFWVEAEPMGLWLMDFITSPLSADSPVRSHLMESAAHMRLVVMGLVLLLVLRFAPRGLIPEERR
- a CDS encoding branched-chain amino acid ABC transporter permease, translating into MQDIVNAVVLLTNFLVVPATAYGCQLALGALGVTLVYGVLRFSNFAHGEIMAFGAMVTILFTWLLQHGGVTFGPLPTALLALPAGMAVTAGLCLLTDRWVFRFYRRTRAQPVMLLVVSVGVMFVLNGVIRFIIGPADRVFTDGARFLFTVREFKAWTGLSEGLAIKTTQTLSLVVAVVLVAALFWFLEKTRTGKSMRAFSDNEDLALLSGINPERVVAVTWLIVGCLAAVAGTLYGLDKSFKPFTFLSLLLPIFAAAIVGGLGNPLGAIVGGFVVAFSEVLLTYPYRKFLAYLGPEGWRPDGLVQFLSTDYKFAVSFFILVVVLLVKPTGIFSGRSS
- a CDS encoding ABC transporter ATP-binding protein gives rise to the protein MRPCDRHGRRQGSDTGVPSGSAIRRAGHRSLPWARTGHARGAHLMSFLAGADLVGGYGGPDILRGCAIAAERGEITVVVGPNGAGKSTAMRALFGMLTLRSGSVHLGGEDITALAPQARARKGMGFVPQTDNVFRSMTVAENLEMGAFVRDDDISGTLDEVYGLFPALRDKRRQPAGELSGGQRQQVAIGRALMNRPRALMLDEPSAGVSPIVTHELFERILDIAQSGVAVLIVEQNARQALELADKGYVLVQGRNRFTGTGEMLLANPEVRKSFLGG